From one Nymphalis io chromosome 19, ilAglIoxx1.1, whole genome shotgun sequence genomic stretch:
- the LOC126775850 gene encoding TRAF3-interacting protein 1 isoform X2: protein MEDVIDASIIKATQVSLGKYVKRPPLNDKLLKKPPFRFLHDIITTVLKSTGFFNGLFEDVELISDNVKDRESKILFLTKVISVVEKTTGKSLSVKPSKIVAGQEPGKTNELLQCLAFALDKKLSSDEAVKLYKETGNLTISSEKKGKDAPKLVKKGIDTKKLSSKSTEKLVKIDKNPNKTKIRENSTIKKESPPKKTTSQTSKIINKKGQEKEIQELKSVTTNLNKINNSNVVELAEPTLDSVDTDSKIDIHNIEISQENGSSTLSISNLENTNEANGNYRSLVDEDVTISQDKVKVGSLDLTNEIGNAENNDANKDDVHERVSNNHENEIFSIELNKNSSLNSNATTNNETICKQDNLNTSQVESEVKVSESKVVNIPQRPNSVRRPSSSRPGAPRFRDKHEIILSAVDNLVVGKVNIIVENTTHEEEEESSIVIVENTDTSTNSQDQNDQMQMSSNQHGHLVQQILNAQKEFSEVNGKTNIEWQFGAQKARDVVNQEIEQLRFNVQALSRVANPLGKLLDHIQEDVEIMRQELQQWTKTYEEATKQLLKQKTLSTRNPYFRFTQK, encoded by the exons atggAAGACGTCATCGATGCGAGTATCATAAAAGCTACGCAAGTGTCTTTAGGAAAATATGTAAAACGGCCACCACTAAACGACAAGTTGTTAAAAAAGCCCCCATTCAGATTTCTTCATGATATTATTACAACA GTGTTAAAAAGCACAGGATTTTTTAATGGATTGTTTGAAGATGTAGAATTAATATCTGATAATGTAAAAGATAGAGaaagcaaaattttatttcttactaaAGTAATATCGGTTGTGG aaaaaacaACTGGAAAATCCTTGAGTGTAAAACCCTCTAAAATAGTAGCTGGTCAAGAACCGGGGAAAACAAATGAATTACTACAGTGCCTTGCGTTTGCATTAGATAAAAAGCTCTCTTCAGACGAAGCTGTAAAACTATATAAAGAAACAGGCAATCTAACTATTTCGAgtgaaaaaaaaggtaaagATGCGCCTAAATTAGTTAAAAAGGGTATAGATACTAAAAAATTATCGTCAAAAAGTACTGAGAAGTTGGTCAAAATTGATAAAAACccaaataaaacgaaaataagGGAAAACTCTACAATAAAAAAGGAGTCTCCTCCCAAAAAAACAACATCGCAAAcatcgaaaataataaataaaaaaggtcaaGAAAAAGAAATACAAGAACTTAAAAGTGTGACaacaaatctaaataaaattaataactccaATGTGGTCGAATTAGCAGAGCCCACACTTGATTCCGTAGACACTGATTCTAAGATTGACATTcacaatatagaaatatctcAAGAAAATGGCAGCTCTACGTTATCTATCTCTAATTTAGAAAACACGAATGAAGCTAATGGTAATTACCGTAGTTTGGTTGACGAAGATGTAACAATTTCTCAAGATAAAGTAAAAGTAGGATCTCTTGACTTAACAAACGAAATTGGAAATGCTGAAAATAATGATGCTAATAAGGATGACGTACATGAAAGAGTATCAAACAATcatgaaaatgaaattttcagtattgaattaaataaaaattcttccCTTAATTCAAATGCAACTACTAATAACGAAACCATATGCAAACAGGACAATTTAAATACAAGTCAGGTAGAATCTGAGGTCAAAGTATCTGAGTCAAAAGTTGTAAATATTCCGCAGAGACCAAACAGTGTCAGAAGACCATCGTCATCAAGACCCGGTGCACCAAGATTTCGAGATaaacatgaaattattttatcagcCGTAGATAATCTTGTTGTtggtaaagtaaatataatcgtTGAAAATACGACACATGAAGAG GAAGAAGAATCTAGTATCGTAATTGTAGAAAACACAGACACGTCAACGAATTCTCAAGATCAAAATGATCAAATGCAAATGTCTTCTAATCAGCATGGTCACCTTgtacaacaaatattaaacGCACAAAAGGAATTTTCCGAAGTCAACGGCAAAACTAATATT GAGTGGCAATTTGGGGCACAAAAAGCAAGAGACGTTGTTAATCAGGAAATAGAACAATTAAGGTTTAACGTGCAAGCTCTATCGCGTGTCGCTAACCCTTTAGGAAAACTTTTGGATCATATTCAGGAAGATGTCGAAATTATGCGCCAAGAACTGCAACAATGGACTAAAACTTATGAAGAGGCTACAAAACAATTGCTGAAACAAAAAACGtta TCAACGAGGAATCCTTACTTCCGCTTCACTCAAAAGTAA
- the LOC126775863 gene encoding DNA-directed RNA polymerases I and III subunit RPAC1, with product MPKLEEKPKVFLEEFRVKNAPDDYGMADEKWSFKKFSKKFRIVIVRMDNSEMEFDLIGIQPAFSNAFRRLMLSEVPSMAIEKVMIKNNTSIIQDEVLAHRLGLIPLKADPRLFEYRPEDATEGTEFDTLEFSLKIKCTTNKSQPKDSFRTEDLYENHSVYSSAIKWHPIGNQASVYKEADIGPVHSDILISKMRPGHELDLHLVAVKGIGQDHAKFSPVATASYRLLPEITLTREVNGSEASLLQSCFSPGVIGLDTDGRAYVRNARYDSCSRNVYRYDAIKDAVILSRIRDHFIFNVESVGAMTPNVIFVEAVKILRDKCKTLLDELNSF from the exons ATGCCTAAGCTAGAAGAAAAACCCAAAGTTTTTCTAGAAGAATTTCGCGTAAAG aatGCTCCTGACGATTATGGGATGGCAGATGAAAAATGGAGTTTCAAGAAATTCTCTAAAAAATTTCGTATTGTAATTGTCCGCATGGACAATTCAGAAATGGAGTTTGACTTAATTGGTATCCAACCTGCCTTTTCAAATGCATTTCGTAGACTTATGCTTAGTGAAGTACCAAGTATGGCAATTGAAAAAGtcatgattaaaaataacacatCCATTATACAAGATGAAGTCTTAGCCCATAGATTAGGCTTAATTCCACTTAAAGCAGATCCAAGACTTTTCGAATATCGACCAgaag atgCAACTGAAGGGACAGAATTTGACACGCtagaattttctttaaaaatcaaatgtaCTACAAATAAGTCACAGCCTAAGGATTCTTTTAGAACAGaagatttatatgaaaatcatagtg TATATTCTTCAGCAATTAAATGGCACCCTATTGGAAACCAAGCATCTGTTTATAAAGAAGCTGATATTGGCCCTGTACATAGTGACATACTTATATCAAAAATGAGACCAGGCCATGAATTAGATCTTCACTTGGTTGCAGTAAAAGGCATTGGCCAAGATCATGCTAAATTTTCTCCTGTTG CTACAGCTTCATATCGCTTATTGCCTGAAATAACATTAACACGTGAAGTGAATGGTAGTGAAGCAAGTTTACTCCAAAGTTGTTTTTCACCAGGAGTGATTGGACTTGATACTGATGGCAGAGCCTATGTTAGAAATGCCAGATACGACAGCTGTAGCCGGAATGTATACCGATATGATGCAATAAAAGATGCTGTCATACTTAGCAGAATAAGAgatcattttatat TTAATGTGGAATCCGTCGGAGCTATGACACCAAATGTTATATTTGTTGAAGCAGTCAAAATCTTAAGAGATAAATGTAAAACTTTGTTGGACGAATTAAACAGTTTTTAA
- the LOC126775851 gene encoding uncharacterized protein LOC126775851, which translates to MAVSIHNNIVYGPEERPIPAHLSFGQFVFDKLKNAGDGIAQICAETGESVTYRTILQNSVNLAVALQELGLRKGDVVALSSENRFEFTVASLAIIYCGGVLSTLNVTYSPGEISHIFGITKPKFIFTSPITAQNMYDCSQDLPHVEKIILFGEYDVVPAIFYNDLVKKQVNVDDFTLVDVNGVNDTIAVMCSSGTTGLPKGVMLTHVNFLTLCAHMKYYLETSQQKKNHKVLSGLSLIPWFHAYGFITSFAVMCLNIKIVFLVRFDEEQFLETIQKYKINMTTIVPPLAVFLAKHPLVPKYDLTSLNEVWCGAAPLSREIQVAVTKRTGIGFIRQGYGLTEVTMACCVDLTNGEKMGSCGTPAPGMRIKVLDIETNAKLGPGKEGEIWIKSPLGMKGYMGDQASSDALVDIEGYIRTGDIGYYDDDGYFYIVDRLKELIKYKGFQVAPAELEALLLRHAGVADCGVVGRPDEAVGELPVAFVVPQPGVELTADEIVAYVAFKMSPAKHLRGGVIFVEEIPKNPSGKILRRELRKMLSVKLNSKL; encoded by the exons ATGGCTGTgtctatacataataatatagtgTATGGTCCGGAGGAGCGTCCGATTCCAGCTCACTTATCCTTTGGGCAGTTtgtatttgataaattaaagaatGCTGGTGACGGTATCGCGCAG ATTTGTGCCGAAACGGGCGAGTCTGTTACTTATAGAACTATTCTTCAAAATAGTGTTAACTTGGCTGTTGCACTTCAAGAATTAGGGTTAAGAAAGGGGGATGTTGTTGCACTTAGCAGTGAGAATCGCTTTGAGTTTACTGTTGCATCACTGGCAATTATTTATTGTGGTGGAGTTCTGTCAACTCTCAATGTTACTTACTCTCCTG gtgAAATTAGCCATATATTCGGAATTACAAAACcaaagtttatatttacatcACCAATCACTGCACAAAACATGTATGATTGTAGCCAAGATTTACCTCATGTTGAGAAAATTATTCTCTTTGGAGAGTATGATGTTGTACCTGCTATATTTTACAATGACTTGGTAAAGAAACAGGTGAATGTTGATGACTTCACGCTAGTAGACGTAAATGGAGTAAATGACACAATAGCTGTAATGTGTTCCTCGGGAACTACAGGGTTACCAAAGGGTGTGATGCTTACACATGTTAATTTCCTCACTTTATGTGCCCATATGAA gTACTATTTAGAAACTTCACAACAGAAGAAAAATCATAAAGTGCTAAGTGGTCTGTCACTGATACCTTGGTTCCATGCATATGGCTTTATCACGTCATTTGCTGTCATgtgtttgaatattaaaattgtatttttggtGCGATTTGATGAAGAACAGTTTTTGGAAACCATACAAAAATACAAG ATAAACATGACTACTATAGTACCACCACTAGCAGTGTTCCTGGCCAAGCATCCCCTTGTACCCAAATATGATCTAACATCTCTTAATGAAGTATGGTGCGGGGCAGCCCCACTGTCTAGGGAAATCCAGGTTGCTGTTACGaaaag AACTGGCATTGGCTTTATTAGACAAGGATATGGTCTCACAGAGGTAACAATGGCATGTTGTGTGGATTTAACTAACGGAGAAAAAATGGGCTCATGTGGGACTCCCGCACCTGGTATGAGAATTAAG GTTTTAGATATAGAAACAAATGCCAAGTTAGGTCCTGGAAAAGAAGGGGAAATATGGATTAAATCGCCCTTAGGAATGAAGGGTTACATGGGTGACCAAGCTTCCAGCGATGCACTGGTCGATATAGAAGGATACATACGAACTGGCGATATTGGATACTACGACGACGACGGATACTTTTATATTGTAGACCGATTAAAGGAGCTTATCAAATACAAGGGATTCCAG GTGGCGCCCGCAGAGTTAGAGGCGCTACTGCTGCGTCACGCAGGCGTGGCGGACTGCGGCGTGGTGGGGCGGCCGGACGAAGCCGTCGGCGAGCTGCCCGTCGCCTTCGTGGTGCCACAACCGGGGGTGGAGCTCACCGCCGACGAGATCGTGGCCTATGTCGCTTTTAAG ATGTCGCCCGCCAAACACTTGCGCGGTGGAGTTATATTCGTTGAAGAAATACCAAAGAATCCATCTGGCAAGATTTTGAGAAGAGAATTAAGAAAAATGTTAAGTGTCAAGTTAAACAGTAAATTGTGA
- the LOC126775861 gene encoding 3'(2'),5'-bisphosphate nucleotidase 1 isoform X1, with product MSTSVPLIVRLLASSVSVAGRAGKIVRDVMSKGELGIVEKAKDDYQTEADRSAQRCIIASLTAQYPKINIIGEEDNPDNEGDVCSDWLTIDADKEVLCLECPSELKGVKEEDIVVWVDPLDGTSEYTQGALMLKRDPWERWKMYLTHPFISIKWYLSLLQSNYGFLEHVTVLIGISVNEKPVAGVIHQPYYKSAGSEKKTGRTIWGLQEVGVGGFTPVPPPNSLIITTTRSHSNPVVEKALQVMNASQILRVGGAGFKVLQLLEGKASVYVFASPGCKKWDTCAPEAILSAAGGKLTDILGHNYKYGASVSRPNKTGVLAAVNTDLHTYALNRIPQELKDKLANK from the exons ATGTCAACAAGTGTTCCTTTAATTGTGAGGCTATTAGCATCATCTGTGTCTGTGGCTGGTAGAGCTGGCAAAATCGTAAGAGATGTTATGAGCAAGGGTGAACTTGGTATTGTGGAGAAG GCAAAAGACGACTATCAAACAGAAGCTGATAGATCAGCCCAAAGATGTATCATTGCATCTTTGACAGCACAATAtccaaaaattaatattatcggAGAAGAAGATAATCCTGATAATGAG GGTGACGTGTGTAGTGATTGGCTAACAATAGATGCTGATAAAGAAGTTTTATGCCTTGAATGCCCTTCTGAATTGAAAGGTGTCAAGGAAGAAGATATTGTAGTATGGGTGGATCCTCTTGATGGGACTTCTGAATATACCCAag GTGCCCTTATGTTGAAGAGAGATCCTTGGGAAAGATGGAAAATGTATTTGACTCACCCATTTATAAGTATCAAGTGGTATTTAAGTTTACTACAATCAAACTATG GTTTCTTAGAACATGTTACTGTACTTATTGGTATATCAGTCAATGAAAAACCTGTTGCTGGTGTCATTCACCAGCCATATTACAAAAGTGCAGgaagtgaaaaaaaaactggaaGAACTATCTGGGGTCTGCAGGAAGTTGGTGTTGGTGGATTTACTCCAGTTCCTCCACCAAACTCTCTTATTATCACCACAACAAGAAGTCACTCAAACCCAGTTGTAGAAAAAGCATTACAAGTAATGAATGCATCTCAAATTCTAAGAGTTGGTGGTGCAGGTTTCAAG GTTTTACAATTGCTGGAAGGAAAGGCCTCAGTTTATGTGTTTGCTAGCCCCGGCTGTAAAAAATGGGATACATGTGCCCCTGAAGCAATTCTTTCTGCTGCTGGTGGCAAATTAACTGACATCCTGGGACACAACTACAAATATGGTGCCTCCGTGTCGAGACCTAACAAAACTGGAGTGTTAGCTGCAGTAAATACTGACCTTCATACCTATGCTCTGAATCGAATACCACAAGAGCTGAAAGATAAACTAGCAAAtaagtga
- the LOC126775872 gene encoding NADH dehydrogenase [ubiquinone] 1 alpha subcomplex subunit 8-like, which translates to MVLTKEVVLPEFTTLTVPEVDLSTATLMSAAPYVGKYCESVNNEFMLCRYESNDPRACVDLGKKVTACTLQLFRNIKNNCRREFNNYSYCIDKSSGDFSLTKCRKTQAVFDQCMKDKMCIERPDFGYFCRARVHRSSSAPPPPEPCPCGPKVQDETPSLQDCKPRPPARFGGRYFWITE; encoded by the coding sequence ATGGTTTTAACAAAGGAAGTGGTTCTGCCGGAGTTTACAACATTGACCGTGCCAGAGGTAGATCTGTCTACCGCGACTTTGATGTCCGCGGCACCGTACGTCGGAAAGTATTGCGAGTCAGTCAACAACGAATTTATGCTTTGTAGATACGAGTCGAATGACCCACGGGCTTGCGTTGACCTTGGTAAGAAAGTGACGGCTTGCACACTGCAGCTATTCAGAAACATCAAAAACAATTGTAGGCGAGAATTCAACAATTATTCGTATTGTATTGATAAAAGCTCAGGTGATTTTTCTTTAACCAAATGTCGAAAAACCCAAGCTGTTTTCGACCAGTGCATGAAAGATAAGATGTGTATCGAAAGACCCGATTTCGGGTACTTTTGTCGTGCGAGAGTCCACCGCAGTTCCAGCGCTCCACCACCACCAGAGCCTTGTCCATGCGGTCCGAAAGTCCAAGATGAAACGCCATCTTTGCAAGATTGCAAGCCACGCCCACCTGCTCGCTTCGGCGGGCGTTACTTTTGGATCACAGAATAA
- the LOC126775850 gene encoding TRAF3-interacting protein 1 isoform X1 has product MEDVIDASIIKATQVSLGKYVKRPPLNDKLLKKPPFRFLHDIITTVLKSTGFFNGLFEDVELISDNVKDRESKILFLTKVISVVEKTTGKSLSVKPSKIVAGQEPGKTNELLQCLAFALDKKLSSDEAVKLYKETGNLTISSEKKGKDAPKLVKKGIDTKKLSSKSTEKLVKIDKNPNKTKIRENSTIKKESPPKKTTSQTSKIINKKGQEKEIQELKSVTTNLNKINNSNVVELAEPTLDSVDTDSKIDIHNIEISQENGSSTLSISNLENTNEANGNYRSLVDEDVTISQDKVKVGSLDLTNEIGNAENNDANKDDVHERVSNNHENEIFSIELNKNSSLNSNATTNNETICKQDNLNTSQVESEVKVSESKVVNIPQRPNSVRRPSSSRPGAPRFRDKHEIILSAVDNLVVGKVNIIVENTTHEEEEESSIVIVENTDTSTNSQDQNDQMQMSSNQHGHLVQQILNAQKEFSEVNGKTNIEWQFGAQKARDVVNQEIEQLRFNVQALSRVANPLGKLLDHIQEDVEIMRQELQQWTKTYEEATKQLLKQKTVNEESLLPLHSKVKHLEADIVEKYDKINDLKMVIHKNTLRIEKLLASGNVQ; this is encoded by the exons atggAAGACGTCATCGATGCGAGTATCATAAAAGCTACGCAAGTGTCTTTAGGAAAATATGTAAAACGGCCACCACTAAACGACAAGTTGTTAAAAAAGCCCCCATTCAGATTTCTTCATGATATTATTACAACA GTGTTAAAAAGCACAGGATTTTTTAATGGATTGTTTGAAGATGTAGAATTAATATCTGATAATGTAAAAGATAGAGaaagcaaaattttatttcttactaaAGTAATATCGGTTGTGG aaaaaacaACTGGAAAATCCTTGAGTGTAAAACCCTCTAAAATAGTAGCTGGTCAAGAACCGGGGAAAACAAATGAATTACTACAGTGCCTTGCGTTTGCATTAGATAAAAAGCTCTCTTCAGACGAAGCTGTAAAACTATATAAAGAAACAGGCAATCTAACTATTTCGAgtgaaaaaaaaggtaaagATGCGCCTAAATTAGTTAAAAAGGGTATAGATACTAAAAAATTATCGTCAAAAAGTACTGAGAAGTTGGTCAAAATTGATAAAAACccaaataaaacgaaaataagGGAAAACTCTACAATAAAAAAGGAGTCTCCTCCCAAAAAAACAACATCGCAAAcatcgaaaataataaataaaaaaggtcaaGAAAAAGAAATACAAGAACTTAAAAGTGTGACaacaaatctaaataaaattaataactccaATGTGGTCGAATTAGCAGAGCCCACACTTGATTCCGTAGACACTGATTCTAAGATTGACATTcacaatatagaaatatctcAAGAAAATGGCAGCTCTACGTTATCTATCTCTAATTTAGAAAACACGAATGAAGCTAATGGTAATTACCGTAGTTTGGTTGACGAAGATGTAACAATTTCTCAAGATAAAGTAAAAGTAGGATCTCTTGACTTAACAAACGAAATTGGAAATGCTGAAAATAATGATGCTAATAAGGATGACGTACATGAAAGAGTATCAAACAATcatgaaaatgaaattttcagtattgaattaaataaaaattcttccCTTAATTCAAATGCAACTACTAATAACGAAACCATATGCAAACAGGACAATTTAAATACAAGTCAGGTAGAATCTGAGGTCAAAGTATCTGAGTCAAAAGTTGTAAATATTCCGCAGAGACCAAACAGTGTCAGAAGACCATCGTCATCAAGACCCGGTGCACCAAGATTTCGAGATaaacatgaaattattttatcagcCGTAGATAATCTTGTTGTtggtaaagtaaatataatcgtTGAAAATACGACACATGAAGAG GAAGAAGAATCTAGTATCGTAATTGTAGAAAACACAGACACGTCAACGAATTCTCAAGATCAAAATGATCAAATGCAAATGTCTTCTAATCAGCATGGTCACCTTgtacaacaaatattaaacGCACAAAAGGAATTTTCCGAAGTCAACGGCAAAACTAATATT GAGTGGCAATTTGGGGCACAAAAAGCAAGAGACGTTGTTAATCAGGAAATAGAACAATTAAGGTTTAACGTGCAAGCTCTATCGCGTGTCGCTAACCCTTTAGGAAAACTTTTGGATCATATTCAGGAAGATGTCGAAATTATGCGCCAAGAACTGCAACAATGGACTAAAACTTATGAAGAGGCTACAAAACAATTGCTGAAACAAAAAAC agTCAACGAGGAATCCTTACTTCCGCTTCACTCAAAAGTAAAGCACTTAGAAGCGGATATAGTGgagaaatatgataaaattaatgatcTTAAAATGGTCAtacacaaaaatacattaagaaTCGAAAAGTTGTTAGCTAGCGGGAACGTGCAATAA
- the LOC126775861 gene encoding 3'(2'),5'-bisphosphate nucleotidase 1 isoform X2, translated as MSTSVPLIVRLLASSVSVAGRAGKIVRDVMSKGELGIVEKAKDDYQTEADRSAQRCIIASLTAQYPKINIIGEEDNPDNEGDVCSDWLTIDADKEVLCLECPSELKGVKEEDIVVWVDPLDGTSEYTQGFLEHVTVLIGISVNEKPVAGVIHQPYYKSAGSEKKTGRTIWGLQEVGVGGFTPVPPPNSLIITTTRSHSNPVVEKALQVMNASQILRVGGAGFKVLQLLEGKASVYVFASPGCKKWDTCAPEAILSAAGGKLTDILGHNYKYGASVSRPNKTGVLAAVNTDLHTYALNRIPQELKDKLANK; from the exons ATGTCAACAAGTGTTCCTTTAATTGTGAGGCTATTAGCATCATCTGTGTCTGTGGCTGGTAGAGCTGGCAAAATCGTAAGAGATGTTATGAGCAAGGGTGAACTTGGTATTGTGGAGAAG GCAAAAGACGACTATCAAACAGAAGCTGATAGATCAGCCCAAAGATGTATCATTGCATCTTTGACAGCACAATAtccaaaaattaatattatcggAGAAGAAGATAATCCTGATAATGAG GGTGACGTGTGTAGTGATTGGCTAACAATAGATGCTGATAAAGAAGTTTTATGCCTTGAATGCCCTTCTGAATTGAAAGGTGTCAAGGAAGAAGATATTGTAGTATGGGTGGATCCTCTTGATGGGACTTCTGAATATACCCAag GTTTCTTAGAACATGTTACTGTACTTATTGGTATATCAGTCAATGAAAAACCTGTTGCTGGTGTCATTCACCAGCCATATTACAAAAGTGCAGgaagtgaaaaaaaaactggaaGAACTATCTGGGGTCTGCAGGAAGTTGGTGTTGGTGGATTTACTCCAGTTCCTCCACCAAACTCTCTTATTATCACCACAACAAGAAGTCACTCAAACCCAGTTGTAGAAAAAGCATTACAAGTAATGAATGCATCTCAAATTCTAAGAGTTGGTGGTGCAGGTTTCAAG GTTTTACAATTGCTGGAAGGAAAGGCCTCAGTTTATGTGTTTGCTAGCCCCGGCTGTAAAAAATGGGATACATGTGCCCCTGAAGCAATTCTTTCTGCTGCTGGTGGCAAATTAACTGACATCCTGGGACACAACTACAAATATGGTGCCTCCGTGTCGAGACCTAACAAAACTGGAGTGTTAGCTGCAGTAAATACTGACCTTCATACCTATGCTCTGAATCGAATACCACAAGAGCTGAAAGATAAACTAGCAAAtaagtga
- the LOC126775849 gene encoding zinc finger protein 260, which produces MPRKRKRLGRPPGSKNIKSKKTSEETVIKTENNADECNEQTNSCSYCNRTFESRFCLLRHLKYCSKPLTVPDVGKPIKSTFTCKQCHKKFRFKKSYTNHLRDEHSNTPGSIACSQCSVVCPNKEILTKHIENIHQREIFECEHCGKKFVRRSHVLRHMMQRGCDGRNVSVFPCEICDATFSRKDNLMVHLRMQHIASKFFSCKLCDFQTRNFSKLIVHHQCKHIETPQFECDHCGKVTSSRGAIAKHLEIHGEKKYACDVCGYSTFTIEVMRRHVFTHVPEKPYKCNLCKRSYIQKVQLQRHMEKHNGNTCTKCGLSFQSKARLLIHEREHMGLTKLLCPIETCVYSKKEFSNEESLQAHVKMHLDEKPYECEVCPKRFHSDANMRRHMSTHALERPRRCMYCVAARAYVRGEQLVRHVRKSHPQVFRERLLHVRRVLGSNLGMDRVRKSELESILNVLDAESDRILEGYGQGVLYGGLQEQTQSEMEDEHIQEDEDSPLMSEEELAESLKKLLTQLIDNEMLECFGWPDESVDVVLEKVIENCGAKAADRDKWTRVQRLRENAKHLFLYVIEDKNIARMLDTHTIDQIINHILDQVSKPDDSDNENDNIKQMA; this is translated from the exons aTGCCGCGCAAACGTAAAAGATTAGGTAGGCCTCCAGGatccaaaaatattaaatccaaGAAAACTTCCGAGGAAACAGTAATTAAGACCGAAAATAACGCTGACGAATGTAATGAACAAACAAATAGTTGTTCTTATTGCAATCGAACATTTGAATCCAGATTTTGTTTACTTCGCCACCTTAAGTACTGTTCAAAACCTTTGACGGTGCCTGATGTTGGTAAACCAATTAAG TCAACATTTACTTGCAAGCAATGTCACAAGAAATTTAGATTCAAAAAGAGCTATACTAATCACCTTCGAGATGAGCATTCAAATACTCCAGGCAGTATTGCTTGCAGTCAGTGTTCAGTAGTATGtcctaataaagaaatattaacaaaacacaTTGAAAACATACATCAGAGAGAGATATTTGAATGTGAACACTGTGGTAAAAAGTTCGTAAGACGCTCTCATGTCTTAAGACATATGATGCAAAGAGGGTGTGATGGAAGAAATGTGTCTGTGTTTCCATGTGAG ATTTGTGATGCAACATTCTCAAGGAAGGATAACTTGATGGTCCATCTTCGCATGCAACACATAGCAAGCAAATTTTTTAGCTGTAAACTTTGTGATTTTCAAACaagaaatttttcaaaattaattgttcACCACCAATGTAAACACATAg AAACACCACAATTTGAGTGTGATCATTGTGGCAAAGTAACTAGTTCTCGAGGAGCCATTGCTAAACATTTGGAGATACATGGTGAAAAGAAATATGCATGCGAtgtg TGTGGCTATAGTACATTCACTATAGAAGTGATGCGCCGTCATGTGTTTACCCACGTGCCAGAAAAACCTTACAAGTGCAACTTATGTAAACGATCCTACATCCAGAAGGTGCAATTGCAACGTCACATGGAAAAACATAATGGTAACACTTGTACAAAATGTGGCTTGTCATTCCAGTCGAAAGCAAG aTTGTTAATTCATGAAAGAGAACACATGGGATTGACAAAATTACTGTGTCCAATTGAAACATGtgtttattcaaaaaaagaattcaGCAATGAAGAGAGTCTACAAGCTCATGTGAAAATGCATTTGGATGAGAAAC CATACGAATGCGAGGTGTGCCCGAAAAGATTCCACAGCGACGCGAACATGCGGCGGCACATGAGCACGCACGCGCTGGAGCGGCCGCGGCGCTGCATGTACTGCGTGGCTGCGCGAGCCTACGTGCGTGGCGAGCAGCTCGTGCGACACGTGCGCAAGTCGCACCCGCAGGTGTTCCGCGAGCGACTGCTGCACGTGCGCCGTGTGCTG GGTTCCAATTTGGGCATGGATCGTGTGAGAAAGTCAGAATTGGAGTCCATTTTAAATGTGCTAGACGCCGAATCGGATCGCATATTAGAAGGTTATGGGCAGGGTGTTCTTTACGGCGGATTACAAGAACAAACACAATCAGAAATGGAAGATGAACACATACAA GAAGATGAGGATTCACCTTTAATGTCTGAAGAGGAACTGGCTGAAAGTCTGAAGAAGTTACTCACTCAACTCATTGACAATGAAATGCTCGAGTGCTTTGGTTGGCCCGATGAGTCTGTGGATGtg GTGTTAGAAAAAGTCATCGAAAATTGCGGTGCAAAGGCAGCTGATCGCGACAAATGGACGCGCGTGCAACGCCTACGTGAAAATGCCAAGCATTTGTTCCTTTACGTGATAGAAGACAAAAATATTGCACGCATGCTCGACACGCACACCATAGACCAGATCATCAATCACATACTCGATCAAGTTAGTAAGCCCGATGACAGTGataatgaaaatgataatattaagcaaatggcgtaa